One segment of Glandiceps talaboti chromosome 21, keGlaTala1.1, whole genome shotgun sequence DNA contains the following:
- the LOC144451163 gene encoding sorcin-like encodes MDPLWGYFSAVAGADGQIDAKELQNCLTQSGIAGTYQQFSLETSRIMITMLDRDYSGKMGFNEFKELWGALNQWKTTFMQFDRDCSGTVEPHELHQALTTFGYNLSPAALNIIVKRFSQDGRVTFDDFVAVCVKLRSLTDQFRRRDTAQNGMANFQYDDFIQVVMYA; translated from the exons GATGGTCAAATAGATGCCAAGGAGCTACAAAACTGTCTTACCCAGTCAGGAATCGCTGGAACTTATCAAC AATTCAGTCTGGAAACGAGCCGTATTATGATAACGATGCTGGAC CGTGATTACAGTGGAAAGATGGGATTCAATGAATTTAAAGAACTGTGGGGTGCTTTGAACCAGTGGAAGACAACATTCATGCAGTTTGACAGGGATTGTTCTGGTACTGTAGAACCGCATGAACTTCATCAGGCATTAACTACCTTTG GGTACAATCTCAGTCCAGCTGCACTCAATATTATAGTGAAGAGATTTTCTCAAGACGGAAGAGTAACTTTCGATGATTTTGTTGCCGTATGTGTCAAGTTGAGGTCTCTGACAG ATCAGTTCCGTCGAAGAGATACAGCTCAAAATGGAATGGCAAATTTCCAATATGATGAT TTCATTCAAGTCGTCATGTACGCCTGA